From Malus sylvestris chromosome 1, drMalSylv7.2, whole genome shotgun sequence:
ACCCctaattttatatttcaatATCATGTTACTAGTTATTTGGAACTTCATATAGTTCAATAATGTTCTCATATGTGAAatttataaacaatttttagCTTCTCTTGTACTCCTACTTATTTATGGGCAtcgaattgaataaatcaaacataaattataagcataattaattaaataaaagtgtgagaaaatttaaaaaaaaaatgttatcatttttcttatatatacacacacacaccatggaaagggatcctctccagatcccttccaccaaatctacacaattaatcaattcaggtccttgaaatttgattcaacggctacaaacagggagctcatttaaaagttataataaccttagctgtttgatcaaatttcaagaatccAAATTAGGTGATTGGATGAATTTGGTAGAAGCGATCCGAAGATGATCCTTTCCATACACCATAATCTGGAGCTTTGATTTGTTCAAAGTCTTCCTCAATAGTCCATCATATGGGTCTTATCCAAGGTcttaaatgccgataatatcggcaatATTTCACcaatattatcggtttttcacgttatcgatattttaataggtatccaacgggttttcgtcaaaatatcgcgatatttccgaaactatcgcgatattttggaatTGTGCTAATCGGAGAAGAAAGctggagcttctacagctccgagCGACTGTAAAAGAGCatcctagactccgatctaggtatgaaaatgaaatagaagacgagatgaatgtttttataaattctgtttgccgtgaaacggtcGGAGGTGTACTGAAAGTTCGTCGACACCCACggcctcgccggagatgggtgtgcctattcccgagccgatttcgtcccaaaaaccttgcaaaaacacgattttgaacttaaatttcacatataagctTCAATCTAGAACATAAAGAGGCAAAcccgaagcttacctaaccgaagaaattcaagaaactcgCCGGAGTTCCTGCGTTCAccgagttgcagagacgagaaggagagggagaaagatgaGGTTACTGATGATGATGGGTGTCTTCCTGAAGCAGGTgcgatggtgtgcgtgtgtgtatgtgggtctcggaccctcggtgcagagagaaaggagagagatggCGCCGACAAGGGAGGAGCAGAAGGAAAGGTGGACTTATTCTCGAATATTTGAGATGAGAGAAGCTGGAATGAGGATCGGCTACAAGAGAAGTGGAGACTAGTGTTGTGCTTTTGTGCACTGGAAGGAAAGGTTCTGGAGGCGGCAAGAGGAAAAGATGgtagagagtgagagtgataaaAGTAAGAGTTTTAATGGGGAGAGGAAAAGATGGTatggagaaagaaagaaaagtaaataaaaatataaaaagggaTGACAAAACCAAGATCAAGGCACAGAgtagaaaattaaataaaatattaaaatgattgATAGAAAAACTTtacaaaagagagagagagagggagagagagatggagtgtTTGAGTCTGATTGATGACTACACGAGAACCGAGAGAGTGGGTCACGCGGACCAACATCCAACAAAGaaagaatattaaaataaaattactacatattttctatactaATAATGTTTGACAGCTtgttatataatcaacttaaatcagttaaattcatcatgcaatgtatttccttccaattttttgtgataaactaatagataattgactaaataaacatcctgcaaagtttcaataaaaatttccaagtttttcttacaatttccgtggtttccatattatttttatcgatatcgataatatcctgatatttccattgatatttccgtgttttcaaactaccgatatttccgatattatttatatttattaccTTGGTCTTATCTGTGGGGTATGGGTCTTATTTGGGGGGATTGACCAAGTTCCTTGATCCAACCACCAAAATGCAGGATGCAGCCTTCTTTCAAGTTTCATGTTTCAATTACTCAATATTAGagtactgttttttttttgtcatgctTTTCTTGCGTTGTaattatttgatatattaactttctttttttatttgtttttgttttgttccaATAATATATAGGACCTTCTATATGTCATATCCAAAAATGAAGATATAAAAAGAGGTAACACAAAATAATGATATACTAACTTCTCATGCTATTTTCGCAATCCAAACACTTGAAACCTACATTATATATCGAtaaaattcaattataattcaaCAAAAGACTAGCAAATATATCGATAACATCacgagaaaattttcattgtgacgggaacatggatggtacaccacatgtttttatgtaagtgatggaaaattttattttttaagatattaactttttaacacacatattccatcatttatataatgacacatgATACATCACCTCTTATActgatcacattgaaaaatatctCGTAACATCACGTAACAAATACAAAAATGGGCCATAGAATAAGATGGGGTTGTGCAGTTTAAGGCCAATGGAAAAAAAAGAGGCGATGATGATGTGATATCCAAAAATGAAAGATATTAAAAGAAGTAACACAAAATAGTGATACATTAACTTCTAATACGTTGTCATTTTCACAATCCAAAAACTTCTAACCTATCGTTATACATCGAtaaaattcaattataattcagCAAGAGACTAACAAATATATCGATAACACCACGTAACAAAAACAAACATCGGCCATGGAATGTGTTGGGGTTGTACAGTTTAAGGCCAATGGAAAAAACAGAGGCGATGATGATGTGATGTGGGTGCCTGCTGACTACAATCGCATACGCTTTACATCCACGCAATCTCTTGCAACAAAACAGACGCCGAAATTCCAGGTGGATTTACTCTGTCTACGTGGATATACAAATCCTAACAGCTCTGCCAACGTGTCAATTCTCTCTAGATTCATTGGTCGAGCTTTCCACGGGGCGGTCCCGGCTGTTCCAGCGTCCGCACTGCAGGCAATTTCCACGAGTCACCACGTGCCACGTCCGCCCGTAGCCAAACGGGACCCACCACTCCCCCTCCATTATTTCACATTCCACTCAATCCATAACTAAAATGTGCACGCCACAATTTAAAAACTCCAACACCCTTGATCTGACCAGAAGTCATCACCACCAACGGCCCAGATCATATGATCATGTTCCACGCCAAGGATTTATACTCCGCGCCCACGTGTACCGCGTGGGGACGAAGCATCCGAACACGCGCTGCCTCGTGCCGTCTTCCTTTATTAACCGACTCTTTGAATTCTAACCGGTCTCGCAAACGAGAAAAACTGCAGTCAGTTTTGGATTCGGAAACCAACTCCGCCACTCTCCGCCGTCTATTTAACAGAAACCGCCACTGCTTCCACCACAAAATCCTGACTCAGGTTCAAAGACGTCCGCGGCAAGAAAACGTTTCCGGGAAACGTTTCCAGAAAACGCTGATAGTTGCTTGGACGACGACGTTTTGTCTGTTGTTGCTAATGGCGTCGCTGGGAGTCCAGTTCGGAGGGAATAACAACGCCGTTCTTGATCACCGCCGTCAGAACAGTCTTTGCATCTGCAGTCCTTCCAAACAGAGTGTTTCGATGATACGTGGATCCGGGGGCAAAAGAGGAAGTGAGGTACTGGCGATGGCGGGGGCGGGATTGGAGGCGGTGGGGCGGGAACGGCGACGAGGCGGTGGGAGCGACGCGGCAGCGGCGGCGTATGAGAAGTTGGACGAGTGGATGAGGGAGTCGGTTGTGGAGATTGTCAAGAATCTCCGGGAAGCACCGCTGTTGGTTAACGTGTACGGGAGAAGCACGGACGGGAGGCCGAGGCTGGAGACGGAGAAGCGGGTGGAGGAGGAGAATTGGGACGGGCTCAGACGGAAATGGGAGGCGGGTGTGGCGCCGTTCCCCGACGGCGTTATCTTTGTGGAAGAATTAGATGATGATAACGGTGACGGTAGCGGTAACGACGAGAGAGGGGATGCGATCACGAGGGCGTGGGGGTTAGTGGTGCAGGGGAGGGGGGAGGAGAGTGCTCCTGCCTGTTACTTGTTGAAGACGAGTAAAGTGGATAGCGGGCCGGGTTTCGGGCTGGGAATGGGTTTGGGTTGTACTCATTTCTGTTTGGTTCGGGTCAATAGTTTCAGGGAGAAGGCCCAGTCGCAGCTCAAGAATTGTTGGCTATTGCAGTCCCAGACCCAGGCCCAGGCCCAGGCCCAATGAAACTAATTCCCTTTCCATTCCAGCACAATTGTAAATTAATACCAAATTGATTGATCTCtccagaagaaaacaaaaatgtaaaaaagGGGGATGAATTGATGTTAAGTTGAATGATTTAGTTCATGATGATTATGATATACCAAGAAGAAAGCAATTTACTAGAAAGGTAGAAACTCATTTcctttggtttttgtttgtttgattattttaattatattcgAATTTAGGGGCGTATGTAATTGAGATTTAGGTTTTTCGCATTAGATTTGGCTGTGAAAGTACATGGGGATCTCTTCTATAAAAAAGGTTGATGAATACACAATTAGAGGTAAGATTTTAAGGCAGTTCCATTCACTCTTTGTTATCTCCACACAtatttgttaatattttttttccattgaTGTTCTTTAATATATTTGATATGATAGCCGGAAATTGAAAACTCTTGTTAAATCTTGTTCATTGATTTTCTTCGATTTGATGGccgaaaaaatgaaaataatgtgTGAGgaacaaggtattaaatatcggtaatatcggaaatatcggtattccgaaaacacggaaatatcgatggaaatatcggtaaaatatcgatatcgataaaaattacatggaaaccacggaaattgtaagaaaaacttggaaatctttattgaaactttgtaggatgtttatttagtcaattatctattagtttatcacaaaaaattggaagaaaatgcattgcatgatggatttaactgatttaagttgattatatagcgagctggcaaacattgtgagtgtagaaaacatgtagtaattaatgaaagaagtttaaacacaccataatcatttatatataatgcaaattttcaaagtataattcGTGAATTAATGTCTAATTGACGATAAAGAGAAAAGACTCTAATATGGAATTAACCTTCACcttgtccatttgttctaacgcttaaaataaactatggatattaacttaaaaacgaaaatttttaacttgacacaaaaattaaaaacctaaaatttctTATTTCCCACCCtcaaacttaaatcacacattgtcctcaaggtgtgaaaaataaataaactgtaAATAAAAAGAACCTAAACTCAAATAAATATACTAAACTAAATAAAAACAGgaaaagaacacaaaaaaaaactaaaaagaactgaactaacagaaaaacaaaagaaaaaaaaaattagatatgAATTCACATGGGATGCTCTGCATCCCTCTGCCTCGAGACCAGAGCCGAGCCAACGGCTCTTTGCATCAACCCCGAGCCCAAAACAGCCCTTGATGtcctttccattttttttattgttttgtagAAACCAAAACAGCCTTTTAGAAAAAGGAGaaaggctctctctctcttagacccctcactctctctcagttTAGTTCTCAACTCTATCTCGTTCTCTCACTCCCGTTCTCTCACTCCATTTCCCCGATCGCACCCACACCCAGGCACACCCAAATTTGTCCACCCCGATGCCAGCGCAgcatctccaccaccctcctgaactttccctccctctcctccgtcTCTGGGAAGCACGGCGACGTGTAGAGGAACGCCGATGACCCCAATGACACCCAGATCCGACGAGGCCGTGAGTGTCGAGCCACTTTCTGAACACCTCCgaccgtttcacggcaaacAGAAGTTATAAAAACGTTcatctcgtcttctatttcattttcatacctagatcggagtctagggtcctgttttacagtcggccggagcttctacagctccggcgttcttctccgggAAGCCTGTTTCGATATTATCGTAAatttcgataatatcgcgatattatcccgaaaaccatttggatagtgCAAAAAAAATCGGTACCCCtgaaaaccgataatatcggcgatatatcgccgatattatcggcatttcggACCATGGT
This genomic window contains:
- the LOC126617809 gene encoding uncharacterized protein LOC126617809; translated protein: MIMFHAKDLYSAPTCTAWGRSIRTRAASCRLPLLTDSLNSNRSRKREKLQSVLDSETNSATLRRLFNRNRHCFHHKILTQVQRRPRQENVSGKRFQKTLIVAWTTTFCLLLLMASLGVQFGGNNNAVLDHRRQNSLCICSPSKQSVSMIRGSGGKRGSEVLAMAGAGLEAVGRERRRGGGSDAAAAAYEKLDEWMRESVVEIVKNLREAPLLVNVYGRSTDGRPRLETEKRVEEENWDGLRRKWEAGVAPFPDGVIFVEELDDDNGDGSGNDERGDAITRAWGLVVQGRGEESAPACYLLKTSKVDSGPGFGLGMGLGCTHFCLVRVNSFREKAQSQLKNCWLLQSQTQAQAQAQ